The following nucleotide sequence is from Planctomycetota bacterium.
GACTACTTTGGTGTTGACGCCGCCTACTACGAGCCGACCGATCGCGGTTTCGAGGCGACGATTCGCGCCCGTTTTGAAAGCGACCCGAATCGGTCAAACGGCTAGTTTTGATGAACCACAAGTCGTTCGTAGGTGTCTGACGGGGAGAACTTTTTCGAGGAGCACGAATGGCTCGGTTGTTACAGGACAAGGCAACGATTCGCCGCGAACTGCGGTCGGCGGTATCGGCGTTGGACGAGCAGCACCGACACGAAGCGTCGGCGGAGATCGCCGCGCAAATCGTCGCCTTGCGTGAGTGGCAACGGGCGCGGGTCGTGATGCTCTACATGGCACTGCCGACGGAGGTGCAGACGGCCGCGCTGGCACTGCGTGCCTGGCAAGACGGCAAGACCGTGTGTCTGCCGCGGGTTGATTTCGATCAGCGCAAGATGGCCGCGATCACCGTGGCCAGCTTCTCTGATGACATGGACACCGTGCCGGGGACGAGCGGTGAGGGTAAGTACCTCTTGCAACCGACTGCCGGGCGACCGATGCCGGTCCGGGAGATTGATCTGCTTATCGTTCCAGGCCTCGGGTTCACACCTTGCGGCAAGCGCATCGGTCGTGGCGGCGGTTTTTATGATCGCTTCCTCACGCCCGACACCTTCTTCGGTACCAAGCTCGGCGTCTGCTTCGATTGCCAACTTGTTGAAGCGTTGCCGACGCAATCACATGACATCACGCTCGATCTCGTCGCAACGCCGGGCACCGTGCATCGCAACTGCGGTGAGCTACTGGATTG
It contains:
- a CDS encoding 5-formyltetrahydrofolate cyclo-ligase; its protein translation is MARLLQDKATIRRELRSAVSALDEQHRHEASAEIAAQIVALREWQRARVVMLYMALPTEVQTAALALRAWQDGKTVCLPRVDFDQRKMAAITVASFSDDMDTVPGTSGEGKYLLQPTAGRPMPVREIDLLIVPGLGFTPCGKRIGRGGGFYDRFLTPDTFFGTKLGVCFDCQLVEALPTQSHDITLDLVATPGTVHRNCGELLD